The DNA segment GAATATGTCCCACCGTTTTCACGGCTGGATCAGACAAGAGAGAAACAGTGACGATCGGATCAGTATTCTTCTGATTCAATAATTGCTCTGGTACATCAAACACGGCATCACGTTCAGCAACTGAAGCCAGTTTGACAACTTCCTGCCCGGCATTCAAAACCTGTCCGGGGTTTGCACTGACCGTCGTAATGACACCCGATTCGACAGCGGTTAAACGCGTATAACTAAGACGTTCTTTGGCACTTTTTACGGCAATCTGTGCATTTTCCCGGCGTGACACGGCTGATTCCCAATTCGATTTCGCCTGATCAAGTTCTATTGGTGCAATCGCTTTACCGGGAGTAAGCGATTGCATACGCGTTAAATTACTTTTCGCCAGTCGTTCAGCAGAGATAGCACTGGTTAAATCGGCCTGAGCATTGCTGAGCTGGTTCTCACTATCGCGGGGATCTAATGTGCCAATGACATCACCCGCCTTGATTTGTGCTCCCACATCGACCGAACGAGTCAGCATGCGTCCATCCAACCGGAAACTCAGTGATGTTTCTGTGTGTGGACGAATTTCCCCGGTTTGAACAATCTTGTTTTTACTCTGTTGAAAGTCCACGACCACGGTTTTCACTGGGCGTGGGGGGGGTGATGTTTGGGCGCGCTGATCATCACATCCCATCAGTAAAAACAGGATGCCTGAAAAAATAACACTACTTCTTACAATGCGATGAAACATAACGATGCTTTTCCTGATAACTGATTGGCTCAGCCCAGTATCAACGCCGTATGTCGAGATTTGTTTTAGTAATTATCAAGAAATCGTCAAGATGAGAAAAATCAACTCGCAGGCAAAGAGATTTCAAAACACATGCCCACATCAGAAAGATTTCTGGCTTCGATCGTTCCGCCATGTGCTTCACAGATTGCTTTGGCTATCGATAAACCAAGCCCGCTTCCGCCAAAATGTCTTGCTCGTGATGTTTCAGCCCGGGAAAATCGCGCAAATATCTGAGGTAAAAAATCTGCAGCAAC comes from the uncultured Tolumonas sp. genome and includes:
- a CDS encoding efflux RND transporter periplasmic adaptor subunit; this translates as MFHRIVRSSVIFSGILFLLMGCDDQRAQTSPPPRPVKTVVVDFQQSKNKIVQTGEIRPHTETSLSFRLDGRMLTRSVDVGAQIKAGDVIGTLDPRDSENQLSNAQADLTSAISAERLAKSNLTRMQSLTPGKAIAPIELDQAKSNWESAVSRRENAQIAVKSAKERLSYTRLTAVESGVITTVSANPGQVLNAGQEVVKLASVAERDAVFDVPEQLLNQKNTDPIVTVSLLSDPAVKTVGHIREISPQADATTRTFRIRIALENPPDAFILGASVLGTVQLPDVDSVKLPASSLTSANGQAAVYLVDPVTLTLHVVPIHVVRYTTTDIYVSAGLKSGDRVVVAGVNKLRPDMKVALDKEQN